A part of Labrys wisconsinensis genomic DNA contains:
- a CDS encoding ABC transporter ATP-binding protein: MALLEIEAVSKAFGSLKAVDDVSFSVGAGEIFGIAGPNGSGKSTLFNIVTGIPFGPDRGRVRLDGTEIQARTGDAIARLGLARTFQRETSFDGLTVFENALIGAGFGKPGRPARVIREAAAEALDVVGLPDGAFGRLAGELSVYERKCLMLATAVAMQPRVLLLDEPASSLTKPEIEASIGLIRRIAARGVTIVLIEHVLTFLMTLSQHLLVLNNGRVLAAGAPEAVIADPRVVEAYLGTRRARP; the protein is encoded by the coding sequence TTGGCGCTCCTGGAGATCGAAGCCGTCTCGAAGGCCTTCGGCTCGCTGAAGGCCGTCGATGACGTGTCGTTCAGCGTCGGCGCCGGGGAGATCTTCGGCATTGCCGGCCCGAACGGCAGCGGCAAGAGCACGCTGTTCAACATCGTCACCGGCATCCCCTTCGGGCCGGACCGCGGGCGCGTGCGCCTCGACGGCACCGAGATCCAGGCGCGGACCGGCGATGCCATCGCCCGCCTCGGGCTTGCCCGCACCTTCCAGCGCGAGACCAGCTTCGACGGCCTCACCGTGTTCGAGAACGCTCTCATCGGCGCCGGCTTCGGCAAGCCCGGCCGGCCGGCCCGCGTGATCCGCGAAGCGGCGGCCGAGGCGCTCGACGTCGTCGGCCTGCCCGACGGCGCCTTCGGGCGCCTCGCCGGCGAGCTTTCGGTCTACGAGCGCAAATGCCTGATGCTGGCGACGGCCGTGGCCATGCAGCCGCGCGTGCTCCTGCTCGACGAGCCGGCCTCGAGCCTGACCAAGCCGGAGATCGAGGCCTCGATCGGCCTGATCCGCCGCATCGCCGCTCGCGGCGTCACCATCGTGCTGATCGAGCATGTCCTGACCTTCCTGATGACCCTCTCCCAGCATCTCCTGGTCCTGAACAACGGCCGGGTGCTGGCCGCCGGCGCGCCCGAGGCCGTCATCGCCGACCCGCGCGTGGTCGAAGCCTATCTCGGCACCAGGAGGGCCAGGCCGTGA
- a CDS encoding ABC transporter ATP-binding protein, whose translation MSALLEVENLSAGYGRVGVLHGLTLAAGHFGNVGLFGPNGHGKTTLLRAVSGLLRPTGGRIRFAGEDIIGRRPRDIVALGLIHVPQGNRLFPNLTIGECLTLGAHSPHARPHEAENREKVLKIFPKLGERWRQRVRTLSGGERQMVSIGTALMSHPSLLILDEPTLGLAPKVKDELCAAVLDISRGGVPLIVVEQDVEFLLELSGHLYLVNHGEVAAEIKPGESMDHGEIMRMYFGHERQP comes from the coding sequence GTGAGCGCCCTGCTCGAGGTCGAGAACCTCAGCGCCGGCTACGGCCGGGTCGGCGTGCTGCACGGGCTGACCCTCGCCGCCGGCCATTTCGGCAATGTCGGCCTGTTCGGCCCGAACGGCCATGGCAAGACCACGCTGCTGCGCGCCGTCTCCGGCCTGCTGCGGCCGACGGGCGGGCGCATCCGCTTCGCCGGCGAGGACATCATCGGCCGGCGCCCGCGCGACATCGTCGCCCTCGGCCTGATCCACGTGCCGCAGGGCAACCGCCTCTTTCCCAACCTCACCATCGGCGAGTGCCTGACCCTCGGCGCCCATTCCCCGCATGCCCGGCCGCACGAGGCGGAGAATCGCGAGAAGGTGCTGAAGATCTTCCCCAAGCTCGGCGAGCGCTGGCGCCAGCGCGTGCGCACCCTTTCCGGCGGCGAGCGGCAGATGGTCTCGATCGGCACGGCGCTGATGAGCCATCCCAGCCTGCTGATCCTCGACGAGCCGACCCTCGGCCTCGCCCCCAAGGTCAAGGACGAGCTCTGCGCCGCGGTGCTCGACATCTCACGCGGCGGCGTGCCGCTGATCGTGGTCGAGCAGGACGTCGAGTTCCTGCTCGAGCTCAGCGGGCACCTCTACCTCGTCAACCACGGCGAGGTCGCCGCCGAGATCAAGCCGGGCGAGAGCATGGATCACGGCGAGATCATGCGCATGTATTTCGGTCACGAGCGGCAGCCATGA
- a CDS encoding branched-chain amino acid ABC transporter permease, whose amino-acid sequence MSTFGDILFGGLFQGSLYAMMAVGLALIWTTIGVFNFGHGVFMMLGAYLAWQLAAWGLPFALALPLAVAAMAGVGWALQAAVVRPLIGRPNIVLVVVITTLAAASLIENGALTLWGPRSKQVPPLIDGNVVVAGLGVSLHQIAIIVVTPLVLCALWLFLNRTRLGLALRAVAQNEDSSLLVGLNVTALYGLAFAISAALAGLAGIFMGGYRFMSPTMGGDPLLKALIVVVFGGLSSISGPILAAYLIGFFEAACSYWFGLYWTPALLFAVLILTLMVRPEGLFSGSSRGLA is encoded by the coding sequence ATGAGCACGTTCGGCGATATCCTGTTCGGCGGCCTGTTCCAGGGCTCGCTCTACGCCATGATGGCGGTCGGCCTGGCGCTGATCTGGACCACCATCGGCGTGTTCAACTTCGGCCACGGCGTGTTCATGATGCTGGGCGCCTATCTCGCCTGGCAGCTCGCCGCCTGGGGCCTGCCCTTCGCGCTCGCCCTGCCGCTCGCGGTCGCCGCCATGGCGGGCGTCGGCTGGGCCCTGCAGGCGGCGGTGGTGCGCCCGCTGATCGGCCGGCCCAACATCGTGCTCGTCGTCGTCATCACCACCCTCGCCGCCGCCTCGCTGATCGAGAACGGCGCCCTGACGCTGTGGGGGCCGCGCTCCAAGCAGGTGCCGCCGCTGATCGACGGCAATGTCGTCGTCGCCGGCCTCGGCGTCTCCCTGCACCAGATCGCCATCATCGTGGTGACGCCGCTGGTGCTCTGCGCCCTCTGGCTGTTCCTCAACCGCACCCGCCTCGGCCTGGCGCTCCGGGCGGTGGCGCAGAACGAGGATTCGAGCCTGCTGGTCGGCCTCAACGTCACCGCGCTCTACGGCCTGGCCTTCGCCATATCCGCCGCGCTGGCCGGCCTCGCCGGCATCTTCATGGGCGGCTACCGCTTCATGTCGCCGACCATGGGCGGCGATCCCCTGCTCAAGGCGCTGATCGTGGTGGTGTTCGGCGGCCTCTCCTCGATCTCCGGCCCGATCCTCGCGGCCTATCTCATCGGCTTCTTCGAGGCGGCGTGCAGCTATTGGTTCGGCCTCTACTGGACGCCGGCGCTACTGTTCGCCGTGCTGATCCTGACGCTCATGGTCCGTCCGGAGGGCCTGTTCTCCGGCAGCTCGCGAGGCCTGGCCTGA
- a CDS encoding branched-chain amino acid ABC transporter permease — MSPAPGRTPWPQEAMGLVVGFALLALLPLALGDAYSRHVLIMAFIYGVVASNWDLSLGYGGVFNFGHLALFGIGVYAYGLLTKLAGLDPWLALVASGFAAVLAAAVVTIPILRLKGIYIILVTFGFAQLVMQVILSQSELTGGTQGMVRIPSLTIGEHNMIRDGKLAYFYIALGLLAASTVFLRVLVRSRLGASIVALRDNEEYAVSRGISLARQRLITLAASAFFTGVAGAFYAAYQRNASVDVFGMSLGTIILSMVLLGGTSTIYGAILASFVLTVFSEVMADFGPWRPMITALVIIVVMLVYPTGLAGLLRAGWGAAMRQVSTRPRG, encoded by the coding sequence ATGTCGCCCGCGCCCGGCCGCACCCCCTGGCCGCAGGAGGCCATGGGCCTCGTCGTCGGCTTCGCCCTGCTGGCGCTGCTGCCGCTCGCCCTGGGCGACGCCTATTCGCGCCACGTCCTGATCATGGCCTTCATCTACGGCGTGGTCGCCTCGAACTGGGACCTCAGTCTCGGCTATGGCGGCGTGTTCAACTTCGGCCATCTCGCCCTCTTCGGCATCGGCGTCTATGCCTACGGCCTCCTCACCAAGCTCGCCGGCCTCGACCCCTGGCTGGCGCTCGTCGCCTCCGGCTTCGCCGCCGTGCTGGCCGCGGCCGTGGTGACGATCCCGATCCTTCGGCTCAAGGGCATCTACATCATCCTCGTCACCTTCGGCTTCGCGCAGCTGGTGATGCAGGTGATCCTCAGCCAGTCCGAGCTCACCGGCGGCACCCAGGGCATGGTACGCATCCCCTCGCTCACCATCGGCGAGCACAACATGATCCGCGACGGCAAGCTCGCCTATTTCTACATTGCGCTTGGCCTGCTCGCGGCCAGCACGGTGTTCCTGCGCGTCCTGGTGCGCTCGCGCCTCGGCGCCAGCATCGTCGCCCTGCGCGACAACGAGGAATATGCGGTGAGCCGCGGCATCTCGCTGGCCCGCCAGCGCCTGATCACGCTGGCCGCCAGCGCCTTCTTCACCGGCGTCGCCGGCGCCTTCTACGCCGCCTACCAGCGCAACGCCTCGGTCGACGTGTTCGGCATGAGCCTCGGCACCATTATCCTGTCCATGGTGCTGCTCGGCGGCACCAGCACCATCTACGGCGCCATCCTCGCCTCCTTCGTCCTGACGGTCTTCTCCGAGGTCATGGCCGATTTCGGCCCCTGGCGCCCGATGATCACCGCGCTCGTGATCATCGTGGTGATGCTGGTCTACCCCACCGGCCTCGCCGGCCTGCTGCGCGCGGGCTGGGGGGCGGCGATGCGGCAGGTCTCCACCCGGCCGCGGGGCTGA